The Triticum aestivum cultivar Chinese Spring chromosome 7B, IWGSC CS RefSeq v2.1, whole genome shotgun sequence genome window below encodes:
- the LOC123159113 gene encoding chalcone synthase 2, with protein sequence MAPAALTALDARAPRAEGLATVLAIGTAAPDNCVYQADYPDYYFRVTNSDHLPELKQKFKQICEGSMIRKRHMHMTEKLLEQNPSMCDEFNAPSLDVRQGILLTEVPKLGMAAAQKAIKEWGQPLSKITHLVFCTRQSVGLPGADYHLIKMLGLNPSVRRVMLYLQGCFAGATAIRVAKDIAENNHGARVLIVCSEITAATFRGPSATGSHLDNLVSQALFGDGAAAMVVGADPKEPMEKPIFQLVSTSQTILPESDGLIEVNLLEVGLTIHIDKDVPRIISKNIEHALTNAFAPLGIDDWNSIFWVAHPGGPAILDMIEAKVNLNKKRMSASRHVLSEYGNIAGATVLFILDEMRKRSAEENHATTGEGMDWGVLFGFGPGITLETVVIRSMPINTTT encoded by the exons ATGGCGCCGGCGGCATTGACGGCGTTGGACGCGAGGGCGCCACGGGCGGAGGGCCTGGCGACGGTGCTGGCCATCGGCACGGCGGCACCGGACAACTGCGTGTACCAGGCCGACTACCCGGACTACTACTTCCGGGTCACCAACAGCGACCACCTCCCCGAGCTCAAGCAGAAGTTCAAGCAGATAT GTGAGGGGTCCATGATCCGGAAGAGGCACATGCACATGACCGAGAAGCTGCTTGAGCAAAACCCCAGCATGTGCGACGAGTTCAACGCCCCGTCACTGGACGTGCGCCAGGGCATCCTCCTCACCGAGGTCCCCAAGCTCGGGATGGCTGCGGCGCAGAAGGCAATCAAGGAGTGGGGCCAACCGTTGTCGAAGATCACACACCTTGTGTTCTGCACCCGGCAATCCGTGGGCTTGCCGGGTGCCGACTACCATCTCATAAAGATGCTTGGCCTCAACCCGTCGGTGAGGCGCGTCATGTTGTACCTACAAGGCTGCTTCGCCGGCGCTACAGCGATCCGTGTGGCAAAGGACATTGCCGAGAACAACCATGGAGCACGCGTCCTCATCGTCTGCTCGGAGATCACAGCCGCCACCTTCCGTGGCCCCTCAGCCACGGGGTCCCACCTTGATAATCTCGTCTCCCAGGCGCTCTTCGGTGACGGCGCCGCCGCGATGGTTGTTGGTGCTGACCCCAAGGAGCCCATGGAGAAGCCAATTTTCCAGTTGGTCTCAACAAGCCAGACCATCCTGCCCGAGTCGGATGGTCTCATCGAAGTAAACCTCTTGGAGGTTGGGCTCACCATCCACATCGACAAGGACGTGCCTAGGATCATCTCAAAAAATATTGAGCATGCGTTGACCAACGCCTTTGCGCCACTCGGCATCGATGACTGGAACTCCATCTTCTGGGTGGCGCACCCCGGTGGGCCGGCAATTCTTGACATGATCGAGGCCAAGGTCAACCTGAACAAAAAGCGGATGAGTGCCAGCAGGCACGTCCTGTCCGAATACGGCAACATTGCCGGCGCCACTGTCCTCTTCATTCTGGATGAGATGCGTAAGCGCTCTGCCGAGGAGAACCATGCCACTACTGGCGAGGGCATGGACTGGGGCGTCCTCTTCGGATTTGGCCCCGGCATCACCCTCGAGACCGTCGTCATCCGGAGCATGCCTATCAACACCACCACATGA